The following coding sequences lie in one Cannabis sativa cultivar Pink pepper isolate KNU-18-1 chromosome 5, ASM2916894v1, whole genome shotgun sequence genomic window:
- the LOC115717123 gene encoding zinc finger protein ZAT9, translating into MERHRCKLCHRSFANGRALGGHMKAHLATLPLPPKNPEPASSSSSDPDADDNKSLALAYGLRENPKKSFRLADPEFSFPAADNGSVVIQDRESETESRNPTRRRSKRNRRPNALKRIPSWVVVDSVPLTETEPVSSVSDTSPEEDVAMCLMMLSRDVWEQEEQVIKTVTLKKSMTDDEEDEVIVKRLKRVNNNSNNGVAKHKCDMCKKVFRSHQAMCGHKKICSMNENQEKEGVKDNKIFECPYCYKVFGSGQALGGHKRSHQLNSSSSSATATTTTATTAKPIIIITSTSTTTTTTTNTTLTDNSVKHRHHSGLIDLNLPAPLDDDDFSVLSDA; encoded by the coding sequence ATGGAGAGACACAGATGCAAGCTCTGTCATCGAAGCTTTGCAAATGGCAGAGCTTTAGGTGGTCATATGAAAGCTCACCTAGCCACACTTCCTCTTCCTCCCAAAAACCCAGAACCagcttcatcttcttcatctgaTCCTGATGCAGATGACAACAAGTCTTTAGCTTTGGCTTATGGGTTAAGAGAGAATCCCAAGAAAAGTTTCCGTCTTGCAGATCCCGAGTTCTCTTTCCCCGCCGCCGATAATGGCTCCGTCGTCATTCAAGACAGGGAAAGCGAAACAGAGTCAAGAAACCCAACTCGACGGCGATCCAAACGGAATCGTCGACCCAATGCCTTGAAAAGAATACCCAGTTGGGTTGTTGTTGATTCAGTACCGTTAACTGAGACGGAACCGGTGAGTTCGGTTTCAGATACTTCGCCGGAGGAAGATGTTGCTATGTGCTTAATGATGCTTTCTAGGGATGTTTGGGAACAAGAAGAACAGGTAATAAAGACTGtaactttaaaaaaatcaatgactgatgatgaagaagatgaagtgaTTGTGAAAAGGTTGAAGAGAGTTAATAATAACAGTAACAATGGTGTTGCGAAACACAAGTGTGATATGTGTAAGAAAGTGTTTCGATCTCACCAAGCAATGTGTGGTCATAAGAAGATTTGTTCAATGAatgaaaatcaagaaaaagaagGTGTTAAGGATAATAAAATCTTTGAATGTCCTTATTGTTACAAAGTTTTTGGGTCAGGACAAGCTCTTGGTGGACACAAGAGATCTCACCAACTCaactcatcatcatcttctGCAACTGCAACTACAACTACAGCAACTACTGCTAAgcctatcatcatcatcactagTACtagcaccaccaccaccaccactaccaATACTACTCTTACTGATAACTCAGTAAAGCACAGACACCATTCTGGTTTGATAGATCTCAACTTGCCTGCTCCATTGGATGATGATGACTTCAGTGTCTTATCTGATGCTTGA
- the LOC115716040 gene encoding WAT1-related protein At5g47470: protein MMDYLMKKDVFEEVAIISGLIVMQFVYAGNSIVLSYLMSIGLASSTIVIYSSFATFFILSPIAFLFERSKWPKKFSLKLITQMVVIAFGGVTLFQSLLLKGISLTSPAMATSMPNLTPGLIFIIAWILRYEKVKLSCMYSKVKIAGTLLCVAGALTMSIIHSAKSATATTTVISTSNNVFFDEDKIIGCFYLMAAIFVLSTNVVLQAATLADFPAPISLCAFTSLIGVFLTVTLQILCYHKLDSGFPILSLSNLIIYSLLGGVVSGTCVSFNGWAMRKRGPVLVSMFSPIGTVCSVVLSIFTLGESLKLGSLVGMVLMFTGLYFVLWAKGKEGYNTYSSSSSSGGRGRGGANALASEFDAEKPLLS, encoded by the exons ATGATGGATTATTTGATGAAGAAAGATGTATTTGAAGAAGTGGCAATAATAAGTGGTTTGATAGTAATGCAATTTGTTTATGCTGGAAATTCTATTGTTCTAAGTTATCTTATGTCAATTGGTCTTGCTTCTTCTACCATTGTTATTTACTCTTCCTTTGCCACTTTCTTCATCTTATCTCCAATTGCTTTTCTCTTTGAAag AAGCAAATGGCCCAAGAAATTCAGCTTGAAACTCATAACTCAGATGGTGGTAATAGCCTTTGGAGG GGTAACTTTATTCCAGTCTCTTCTGTTAAAGGGTATTAGTTTAACATCACCAGCAATGGCAACATCCATGCCAAATCTCACTCCTGGTCTAATTTTTATAATTGCTTGGATATTAAG ATATGAGAAAGTGAAACTAAGTTGCATGTACAGCAAAGTGAAGATAGCAGGGACATTGCTGTGTGTTGCAGGTGCTTTAACAATGAGCATAATCCACAGTGCAAAATcagcaacagcaacaacaacagtaATATCAACAAGTAATAATGTTTTTTTCGATGAGGACAAGATCATAGGATGCTTCTATCTAATGGCAGCCATCTTTGTTTTGTCCACAAATGTTGTCCTTCAAGCTGCAACCTTGGCTGATTTTCCTGCTCCAATTTCTCTATGTGCATTTACATCTTTGATTGGTGTCTTTCTCACTGTAACTCTCCAAATACTATGTTACCACAAACTTGACTCTGGCTTTCCAATTCTCAGCCTTTCAAATTTGATTATCTACTCTCTCCtg GGAGGTGTAGTGAGTGGGACATGTGTGAGCTTCAATGGGTGGGCCATGAGGAAAAGAGGGCCTGTTCTTGTTTCCATGTTCAGTCCCATTGGGACAGTTTGTTCTGTAGTTCTCTCTATTTTCACTTTAGGAGAATCCCTCAAACTAGGAAG CCTTGTTGGTATGGTGCTCATGTTTACTGGGCTCTACTTTGTGCTATGGGCAAAAGGCAAAGAGGGTTACAACACTTACagtagcagcagcagcagcGGTGGCCGAGGCCGTGGTGGTGCTAATGCCTTAGCTAGCGAGTTTGATGCAGAGAAGCCTCTCTTAAGTTAA
- the LOC115716039 gene encoding putative pentatricopeptide repeat-containing protein At5g47460, which translates to MQRFLFNRLVQKNLLLHSLCPKQHLSQSEQALFKADWNTLVHMLRASTDMSWDFYCHQLHSYILRSGFGSDVSISNALIRFYVKLGSLNGAHKVFVEMPHPSVVSWNSIISGFVGSAQFSKALGSFLELDRSDIFVDLFSLTAALAACGPLSLLRLGRSVHSKIVKSGVENGIVVSNCLIDMYGKCGSVEEAMVVFSNMIDKDIISWNSAIAACAKNGDLKQAVCFVQQMPKPDTISYNELINGYAQFGEMEEAVEILSRMPNPDSSSWNSIITGFVNRNQAREALAVLCKMHLENLRTDEFTFSSILSGIAGLSALTWGMLIHCCSVKRGFDTCTVVGSALIDMYSKCGEVTKAELIFKSLADKNLITWNAMVSGFAHNGNSSRVLELFDQLQLERTVQPDEITFLNVLSACAHNRMPFETAFHYFKIMIEDYGIEPSIEHCCCMIRLMGQRGELRRRAVELIYELGFGGSALAWRALLGTCEGCTDLKLAKIAAAKVIELEGDKGYAYIVISNMYASYGKWEDVKAVRKLTREEGVRKIASYSWIEVVPYSPS; encoded by the coding sequence ATGCAAAGATTCCTATTCAATAGATTGGTACAAAAGAACCTACTTTTACATTCATTATGTCCAAAACAACATCTTTCTCAAAGTGAGCAGGCCTTGTTTAAAGCAGATTGGAACACCTTGGTCCACATGCTAAGAGCTTCCACAGACATGAGTTGGGATTTTTATTGTCATCAGCTTCATAGCTACATTCTACGATCTGGGTTTGGCTCAGATGTCTCTATCTCCAATGCCCTTATTCGCTTTTATGTCAAACTTGGTTCTTTGAATGGTGCACACAAAGTGTTTGTTGAAATGCCTCATCCTAGTGTTGTCTCTTGGAATTCTATTATTTCAGGGTTCGTGGGCTCTGCTCAGTTTAGTAAAGCACTGGGTAGTTTTCTTGAGCTTGACAGGTCTGATATTTTTGTAGACTTGTTTTCCTTGACGGCTGCTTTGGCTGCGTGTGGCCCGCTGAGCCTTTTGCGGTTAGGCCGGTCAGTTCATTCTAAGATAGTGAAATCTGGTGTAGAAAATGGCATTGTTGTTTCCAATTGCTTGATTGATATGTATGGGAAATGTGGTTCTGTTGAAGAAGCAATGGTTGTGTTCAGTAATATGATTGACAAGGACATAATCTCATGGAATTCGGCCATTGCAGCATGTGCTAAAAATGGAGACTTAAAACAAGCAGTTTGTTTTGTACAGCAGATGCCTAAGCCTGATACAATATCATATAATGAGCTGATAAATGGGTATGCACAGTTTGGAGAGATGGAAGAAGCTGTTGAGATTTTGTCAAGAATGCCAAATCCAGACTCGTCTTCATGGAACTCCATAATAACAGGATTTGTAAATAGAAACCAAGCAAGAGAAGCTTTGGCTGTCTTGTGCAAAATGCACTTGGAAAATTTAAGAACAGATGAGTTCACATTTTCAAGTATTTTAAGTGGAATTGCAGGGCTTTCTGCTTTAACATGGGGAATGTTGATCCATTGCTGCTCTGTGAAGAGAGGCTTTGATACATGTACTGTTGTGGGAAGTGctttaattgatatgtactccAAATGTGGAGAGGTTACAAAGGCAGAATTGATTTTCAAATCATTGGCAGATAAAAATTTGATCACTTGGAATGCTATGGTTTCTGGCTTTGCTCACAATGGAAACTCTTCAAGAGTACTCGAGCTCTTTGATCAGCTGCAGCTCGAGAGAACTGTGCAGCCCGACGAAATCACATTTCTTAACGTTTTATCAGCGTGCGCTCATAATCGAATGCCATTCGAAACAGCATTTCATTACTTCAAAATAATGATCGAGGATTACGGAATTGAACCAAGTATAGAACACTGTTGTTGTATGATCCGGTTAATGGGACAGAGAGGGGAGCTGAGGAGGAGGGCGGTGGAGTTAATCTATGAGCTGGGTTTCGGGGGTTCTGCTTTGGCTTGGAGAGCTCTGCTTGGTACTTGTGAGGGTTGTACGGATTTAAAGTTAGCAAAGATTGCAGCTGCAAAAGTGATAGAGTTGGAGGGTGACAAGGGTTATGCCTACATTGTTATTTCCAACATGTATGCTTCTTATGGAAAATGGGAAGATGTTAAGGCAGTGAGGAAGTTGACAAGAGAGGAGGGAGTAAGAAAAATAGCTTCTTATAGTTGGATCGAGGTTGTTCCCTATTCACCCTCATAA
- the LOC115716041 gene encoding protein NONRESPONDING TO OXYLIPINS 2, mitochondrial isoform X2, with the protein MASACNRFANRASFSSIKSAIRSTPINRKPPSSSLPTSTPLNRFSLSRPPPQLGCVQSLLPFHSAVAAARLTACLSTNSRSCRALSQELGLSVPR; encoded by the exons ATGGCCTCAGCCTGCAACCGATTTGCCAACAGAGCATCCTTTTCCTCCATTAAATCCGCCATAAGATCAACTCCTATCAACCGCAAACCTCCTTCTTCTTCGCTCCCTACCTCAACTCCTCTTAACCGCTTCTCTCTGTCCAG GCCTCCGCCGCAACTGGGATGCGTGCAGTCACTTTTGCCATTCCACAGCGCCGTCGCGGCGGCCAGATTGACGGCATGTCTCAGCACAAACTCACGGAGCTGCCGTGCGCTCTCACAGG AGCTTGGTTTGTCGGTTCCAAGGTGA
- the LOC115716041 gene encoding protein NONRESPONDING TO OXYLIPINS 2, mitochondrial isoform X3: MASACNRFANRASFSSIKSAIRSTPINRKPPSSSLPTSTPLNRFSLSRPPPQLGCVQSLLPFHSAVAAARLTACLSTNSRSCRALSQDAIDGT, encoded by the exons ATGGCCTCAGCCTGCAACCGATTTGCCAACAGAGCATCCTTTTCCTCCATTAAATCCGCCATAAGATCAACTCCTATCAACCGCAAACCTCCTTCTTCTTCGCTCCCTACCTCAACTCCTCTTAACCGCTTCTCTCTGTCCAG GCCTCCGCCGCAACTGGGATGCGTGCAGTCACTTTTGCCATTCCACAGCGCCGTCGCGGCGGCCAGATTGACGGCATGTCTCAGCACAAACTCACGGAGCTGCCGTGCGCTCTCACAGG ATGCAATTGATGGCACGTGA
- the LOC115716041 gene encoding protein NONRESPONDING TO OXYLIPINS 2, mitochondrial isoform X1 has translation MASACNRFANRASFSSIKSAIRSTPINRKPPSSSLPTSTPLNRFSLSRPPPQLGCVQSLLPFHSAVAAARLTACLSTNSRSCRALSQGTLCCTYPGL, from the exons ATGGCCTCAGCCTGCAACCGATTTGCCAACAGAGCATCCTTTTCCTCCATTAAATCCGCCATAAGATCAACTCCTATCAACCGCAAACCTCCTTCTTCTTCGCTCCCTACCTCAACTCCTCTTAACCGCTTCTCTCTGTCCAG GCCTCCGCCGCAACTGGGATGCGTGCAGTCACTTTTGCCATTCCACAGCGCCGTCGCGGCGGCCAGATTGACGGCATGTCTCAGCACAAACTCACGGAGCTGCCGTGCGCTCTCACAGGGTACACTCTGCTGCACCTATCCCGGCCTCTAA
- the LOC115716003 gene encoding ethylene-responsive transcription factor 3, which translates to MVTTGGLRRKSSTTSTRGHQRFVGVRQRPSGRWVAEIKDSIQKVRLWLGTFDTAEEAARAYDDAARALRGANARTNFELPPNQDDQNNNTNNNLEPFCFEQVCAPTSSAASEGLLGALKAKLFDTNGDAKPTTKAAAAAAILFPVPLPHHQNQYNDGVFGHGEVQGEWSSSSNKLQPSTIITNHSNNNNSSSSSSSPSVLSINNSNLCIETEEMMMMMVDQYPSPPAVTYNKNDVDNHYQQQQIIDSASATFFGGYSNNSITNSNSNSNSTSVNSSWDPNSFMYLPQKFYNDNNNNNNKLN; encoded by the coding sequence ATGGTAACAACAGGTGGTTTGAGGAGAAAATCATCGACCACAAGCACAAGAGGTCACCAAAGATTCGTTGGAGTTAGGCAAAGACCTTCAGGCAGATGGGTAGCTGAGATAAAAGACTCAATACAAAAAGTCAGGCTTTGGCTCGGCACATTCGACACAGCAGAGGAAGCTGCGCGCGCGTATGACGATGCTGCGCGCGCATTGAGAGGTGCCAACGCGCGCACCAACTTTGAATTGCCACCCAACCAAGATGACCAAAACAACAACACCAACAATAACTTGGAGCCCTTTTGTTTCGAGCAAGTGTGTGCTCCTACTAGCTCTGCAGCCTCAGAGGGCTTACTAGGAGCACTTAAAGCCAAGCTTTTCGATACCAATGGCGATGCCAAGCCCACCACCAAGGCCGCCGCAGCCGCTGCCATACTCTTCCCTGTTCCACTACCtcatcatcaaaatcaatataatGATGGGGTATTTGGGCATGGTGAGGTGCAGGGTGAGTGGTCAAGCAGCAGCAATAAACTGCAGCCATCGACCATAATCACCAACCAtagtaacaataataattcgtcatcttcatcatcatcaccatcagtACTTAGCATAAATAATAGTAATTTGTGTATAGAAACAGAggaaatgatgatgatgatggttgATCAGTACCCTTCTCCTCCTGCAGTTACTTATAACAAAAACGATGTTGATAATCATTATCAACAACAACAAATTATAGACTCAGCATCAGCTACCTTCTTTGGAGGTTATTCTAATAATTCTATTACCAATTCCAATTCTAATTCTAATAGTACTAGTGTTAATTCCTCATGGGATCCCAACTCTTTTATGTATCTTCCCCAAAAATtttataatgataataataataataataataaacttaattaa
- the LOC115715742 gene encoding metalloendoproteinase 1-MMP, with product MIPFFSYYNKLLNILLFIFSFLITNSSPARIIPDQVTVITADIHNSATWHDFSRFLDAEKGSHVSGISHLKNYFHRFGYLTATTGAGAGHRNDDTFDSQLQSAIILYQRNLGLPVTGNLDSETIETIISPRCGVADSTATAVSAAVHKTRHYAYFYGKPRWERTPPLTLSYGFSPDATLKYLTGDEIRTVFRRAFSRWSAVIPVNFTEIEEYNSADIKIGFYRGDHGDGEPFDGVLGVLAHAFSPENGRFHLDAAESWSVDFNKEKSKSAIDLESVATHEIGHLLGLGHSKVKEAVMYPSLSPRIKKIDLKIDDVEGVQALYGSNPNFKLSSFLQSDHNNDDHTYYNQSFSSKITLSKLSLFFLLSFSYLQIYFFLF from the coding sequence atgattccgTTTTTCAGTTATTATAATAAACTGTTAAACATATTATTATTCATCTTCTCTTTCCTCATAACTAATTCTTCTCCCGCCAGAATTATACCCGATCAAGTAACCGTAATAACCGCCGATATACACAACAGCGCCACGTGGCACGATTTCTCAAGGTTCCTCGACGCTGAAAAGGGAAGCCACGTCAGCGGCATCTCCCACCTCAAAAATTACTTCCACCGTTTCGGTTACCTAACCGCTACTACCGGCGCCGGCGCTGGCCACCGTAACGACGACACCTTCGATTCCCAACTACAATCCGCCATAATCCTTTACCAGAGAAACCTGGGTTTACCGGTAACTGGTAATCTCGACTCCGAAACCATCGAAACCATCATTTCCCCGAGATGCGGCGTCGCCGATTCCACCGCCACCGCCGTCTCCGCCGCCGTACACAAGACACGTCACTACGCTTACTTCTACGGCAAGCCGAGGTGGGAACGAACACCGCCGCTGACGCTCTCCTACGGCTTCTCCCCCGACGCCACGCTGAAATACCTCACCGGAGACGAAATCCGTACGGTGTTCCGGCGAGCTTTCAGCCGGTGGTCGGCGGTGATCCCGGTGAACTTCACCGAAATCGAGGAGTACAATTCAGCAGATATTAAGATAGGGTTTTACAGAGGAGATCACGGGGATGGAGAGCCTTTTGATGGGGTTTTAGGGGTTTTAGCACACGCTTTTTCGCCGGAAAACGGGAGGTTCCACCTTGATGCGGCGGAGTCATGGAGCGTTGACTTTAATAAGGAAAAGTCAAAATCGGCGATTGATTTGGAATCGGTGGCGACTCATGAGATTGGGCACTTGTTGGGTTTGGGACATTCGAAGGTTAAAGAGGCTGTTATGTATCCGAGCTTGAGTCCTCGGATTAAGAAGATTGATTTGAAGATTGATGATGTTGAAGGAGTTCAAGCCTTGTATGGCTCCAATCCAAATTTCAAGCTCAGTTCTTTTTTACAGTCTGATCATAATAATGATGATCATACATATTACAATCagtctttttcatcaaaaatcacTCTTTCTAAACTCTCTTTATTCTTTTTACTCTCTTTTTCttacttacaaatatacttttttcttttttaa